From the Patescibacteria group bacterium genome, one window contains:
- the rpsH gene encoding 30S ribosomal protein S8: MDTIANMLTSIRNAQAVKKETVKVPYSKFKSELAEVLNGLGFISAVGRGGKKEKKYLEITLKYNDGQGAISQLKRISKPGQRLYSGFADFRWPRGAILIVSTPKGLMTGEQAKKNKLGGELICLIS; the protein is encoded by the coding sequence ATGGATACGATTGCTAACATGCTCACCTCAATCAGAAATGCCCAGGCAGTTAAAAAAGAAACTGTTAAAGTTCCTTATTCTAAATTTAAGTCTGAATTAGCCGAAGTTCTTAATGGCTTGGGTTTTATTAGCGCTGTCGGCCGAGGCGGGAAAAAAGAAAAAAAATATTTAGAGATAACTTTAAAATATAATGATGGTCAAGGAGCAATCAGCCAACTGAAAAGGATTTCTAAACCGGGCCAAAGGCTGTATTCTGGGTTTGCCGATTTTCGCTGGCCCAGGGGAGCGATTTTAATCGTTTCAACTCCCAAGGGCTTAATGACAGGCGAGCAGGCAAAGAAAAACAAGCTTGGCGGAGAATTAATTTGCTTAATCAGTTAA
- the secY gene encoding preprotein translocase subunit SecY: MFKAILSLFKAKDLRKKILIVTGLLLVTRFFAAVPVPGADTERLKAFFLQNQYLGLVNIFSGGALANFSVAMLGIGPYITASIIFQLLTMIFPSLKEMYYEQGEAGRAKFVRYTRFLTVVLAFIQGFAFLSYLKNQGVILELSGFELFRNLSLITAGSVIFMWLGELISEQKIGNGSSLIIFAGIVTDLPNAIRTNIITFDYSQIPSYLIFLVLGLVTIGSVVLINEAERRVPISYAKRVRGMKVYGGANTYLPLKINQAGVIPIIFAISILLFPGLLAQILSLSKNETLLKLALNLQSFFNNQLIYGFSYFILVFAFTYFYTLITFDPNEISKNLQHQGGFIPGIRPGQNTAEFLGRILYRITFLGAIFLGIIAILPLAVQSMTGISTLTLGGTSLLIVVSVALETVRQLRAQLLMREYEAF; the protein is encoded by the coding sequence ATGTTTAAAGCTATTCTCTCGCTTTTTAAAGCCAAAGATTTAAGGAAGAAAATTCTGATTGTTACCGGACTTTTATTGGTAACCCGATTTTTTGCTGCGGTGCCGGTTCCGGGCGCAGACACGGAAAGGTTAAAAGCTTTTTTCTTGCAGAACCAATATCTTGGTTTGGTGAATATTTTTTCCGGCGGCGCTTTGGCTAATTTTTCCGTGGCAATGCTCGGAATCGGCCCGTATATTACTGCCTCAATTATTTTTCAGCTTCTGACGATGATCTTCCCGTCTTTGAAAGAAATGTATTATGAGCAAGGCGAAGCCGGCCGGGCAAAGTTTGTCCGCTATACCAGATTCTTGACCGTAGTTTTGGCTTTTATCCAGGGGTTTGCTTTTTTGAGCTATTTAAAAAACCAGGGAGTGATTTTAGAGCTTTCCGGATTTGAGCTTTTCCGCAACCTAAGCTTGATTACTGCCGGTTCGGTTATTTTTATGTGGTTAGGCGAGCTGATTTCAGAACAGAAAATCGGCAATGGCAGTTCTTTGATTATTTTTGCCGGTATTGTCACCGATCTGCCGAATGCGATTAGAACAAATATTATCACTTTTGATTATTCCCAGATTCCATCTTATCTGATTTTCCTTGTTCTTGGTTTGGTGACGATTGGCAGTGTGGTTTTAATTAATGAGGCGGAAAGGAGGGTGCCGATTAGTTATGCCAAAAGGGTTCGGGGAATGAAGGTTTACGGCGGAGCTAACACTTATCTGCCGCTGAAGATTAACCAGGCCGGCGTGATTCCGATTATCTTTGCCATCTCAATTTTGCTTTTTCCGGGTTTATTAGCTCAGATTTTGAGCTTGAGCAAAAACGAAACTTTATTGAAATTAGCTTTGAATCTGCAGTCATTTTTCAATAACCAGTTGATTTATGGATTTTCTTATTTTATTCTGGTTTTTGCTTTTACTTATTTTTATACTTTAATTACTTTTGATCCGAACGAGATTTCAAAAAATCTTCAGCACCAAGGCGGATTTATCCCCGGAATCAGGCCGGGCCAAAACACGGCCGAGTTTTTAGGCAGAATTTTATACCGGATTACCTTTTTAGGAGCAATCTTTCTGGGGATTATTGCGATTCTGCCTTTGGCGGTTCAATCAATGACCGGCATCAGCACTTTAACCTTAGGAGGGACCTCGCTTTTAATTGTTGTTTCAGTGGCCTTAGAAACTGTTCGCCAGTTGCGGGCTCAGCTGTTAATGCGCGAATACGAAGCGTTTTAA
- the rplE gene encoding 50S ribosomal protein L5 encodes MPSKNMSLKQKFENEIAAELKKKLGLGNIYQIPKIEKVVVNCGIGRLVSGEDKKSQKNQVLDEVSELLSLITGQKPRLNQAKKSIAGFKLRQGETIGLSVTLRGQRMYDFLERFLNLVLPQVRDFRGIPQKSVSQNGILNFGIKEHIVFPETMEKDFSRLYGLQITVVPQVRDRDQALELYQLMSFPFQR; translated from the coding sequence ATGCCAAGCAAAAATATGAGTTTGAAACAAAAATTTGAAAATGAGATTGCCGCCGAGTTGAAAAAAAAGCTTGGCTTAGGTAATATATACCAGATTCCCAAGATAGAAAAAGTCGTGGTTAACTGCGGGATCGGGCGGTTAGTTTCTGGCGAAGATAAAAAGAGCCAGAAGAATCAGGTGCTTGATGAAGTTTCCGAACTCCTAAGTTTGATTACCGGCCAAAAACCGCGCTTAAATCAAGCAAAGAAATCAATTGCCGGGTTTAAATTAAGGCAGGGAGAGACAATCGGCCTGTCAGTTACTTTAAGGGGCCAGAGAATGTATGATTTTTTAGAGCGGTTTTTGAATTTAGTTTTGCCTCAAGTTAGGGATTTTCGAGGGATTCCTCAAAAATCAGTTTCTCAAAACGGGATTTTAAATTTTGGGATTAAAGAGCATATTGTTTTTCCGGAAACAATGGAAAAAGATTTTAGCCGTCTTTACGGTTTGCAGATTACTGTTGTTCCCCAAGTAAGAGATCGGGACCAGGCCCTAGAGCTTTATCAATTAATGAGTTTTCCCTTTCAAAGGTAG
- a CDS encoding 30S ribosomal protein S5 — protein sequence MARVTVSKRKEDQWQQKLLEINRVTRVVGGGKRLSFRVVMVIGDFQSKVGVGVAKAGDVSKAIEKSIFQAQKNIIEVPIVDGAISREVEAKHSSARILIKPGKKGRGLIAGGPARIILSFAGVKDAVAKNLGRTTNKLTNATAAIKALKKLSQ from the coding sequence ATGGCGAGAGTGACAGTTTCAAAAAGAAAAGAAGACCAATGGCAGCAAAAACTGCTTGAGATTAATCGGGTGACCCGAGTTGTTGGCGGAGGCAAACGCTTGAGTTTTCGTGTGGTGATGGTGATTGGCGATTTTCAGAGCAAGGTTGGAGTTGGAGTGGCCAAGGCCGGCGATGTTTCTAAAGCAATAGAGAAATCTATCTTTCAAGCCCAGAAAAATATTATTGAGGTTCCTATTGTTGACGGGGCAATAAGCCGCGAAGTTGAAGCCAAACACTCAAGCGCCAGGATTTTAATTAAGCCGGGTAAAAAGGGACGAGGGTTAATTGCCGGCGGCCCGGCCCGGATTATACTTTCTTTTGCCGGAGTAAAAGACGCGGTGGCAAAAAATCTTGGCCGGACAACCAATAAGCTGACTAATGCGACCGCGGCAATTAAAGCTCTGAAGAAATTAAGCCAATAA
- the rplF gene encoding 50S ribosomal protein L6, with the protein MSKIGKKIIILPEGVELNWEDNSVTAKGPKGSLTKKLALSGFKLSLANNQLEIIPPENLNKKYRSLWGTIRAVINNMVVGVSQPFGKVLLFEGVGYRAEVNGKELVLNLGYSHPVKLQIPEGIEIEAGKGEIKVSGIDKELVGLFAAKIRKTRKVEPYKGTGIRYQDEIIKRKAGKKMAGAA; encoded by the coding sequence ATGTCCAAAATCGGGAAAAAAATTATTATTCTGCCTGAAGGGGTTGAGCTTAACTGGGAAGACAATTCTGTTACTGCTAAGGGGCCAAAAGGAAGTCTGACTAAAAAACTGGCTTTGTCCGGATTCAAATTATCATTGGCAAATAACCAGTTAGAGATTATTCCTCCGGAGAATCTGAATAAAAAATATCGCTCTCTCTGGGGCACGATAAGGGCAGTGATTAATAATATGGTGGTTGGCGTCTCCCAGCCGTTTGGGAAGGTTCTGCTTTTTGAAGGAGTTGGTTATCGGGCGGAAGTCAATGGTAAAGAACTGGTTTTAAACTTGGGCTATTCTCACCCGGTTAAACTGCAAATTCCTGAAGGTATTGAGATTGAGGCGGGCAAAGGAGAGATTAAAGTTTCCGGAATAGATAAAGAATTGGTCGGACTTTTCGCCGCCAAGATTAGAAAAACAAGAAAAGTTGAGCCCTACAAAGGCACCGGGATACGTTATCAAGACGAGATAATTAAAAGAAAAGCGGGCAAGAAGATGGCCGGCGCCGCTTAG
- the rpsQ gene encoding 30S ribosomal protein S17, translating into MEEKSKPVKKRRLKGEVVSAKMEQTAVVLVKRVKHHKLYKKRIKFSQRFKAHNLGNRYREGDFVEIQETRPLSKEKRWEIIGKTKK; encoded by the coding sequence ATGGAAGAAAAATCTAAACCAGTAAAAAAAAGAAGATTAAAAGGAGAAGTGGTTTCAGCCAAAATGGAGCAGACCGCGGTGGTTTTGGTTAAGCGAGTAAAGCATCATAAGCTTTACAAAAAAAGAATTAAATTTTCCCAACGGTTTAAAGCTCATAATCTCGGAAACCGGTATCGCGAAGGGGATTTTGTTGAAATTCAGGAAACCCGGCCGCTTTCTAAAGAAAAACGCTGGGAGATTATCGGTAAAACCAAGAAATAA
- the rpmC gene encoding 50S ribosomal protein L29 has translation MATMKNKDLENKTELELVNLIQELIVKQRNLKFDLKMGKLQNISLLSKTRKQLAQAKTILKMKYGRKI, from the coding sequence ATGGCAACGATGAAAAATAAAGATTTAGAGAATAAAACCGAGTTAGAATTAGTTAATTTAATTCAAGAACTGATAGTTAAGCAGCGGAACTTGAAATTTGACTTGAAAATGGGTAAATTACAAAACATCTCTTTGCTGTCGAAAACAAGGAAACAGCTTGCCCAAGCAAAGACAATTTTAAAGATGAAATATGGAAGAAAAATCTAA
- the rplR gene encoding 50S ribosomal protein L18 — MLESKAKIRKQKKERRHERIRARVFGTAKRPRLSVFRSNKHIFAQLIDDEKQITLASVSDQHLTKAKKNESGLDRAFSAGKLLAEKAKSQGIKTVVFDRGGYLYHGQIKKLAEGAREGGLAF; from the coding sequence ATGTTAGAATCTAAAGCAAAGATAAGAAAGCAAAAAAAAGAAAGACGGCATGAGCGAATTCGGGCAAGAGTTTTTGGCACTGCCAAGCGGCCCCGCTTGTCTGTTTTCCGTTCTAACAAGCATATTTTTGCCCAATTAATTGATGACGAGAAGCAGATTACTTTGGCGTCAGTTTCTGACCAGCATTTGACTAAAGCAAAGAAAAATGAATCCGGATTGGACCGGGCTTTCAGTGCCGGTAAACTTTTAGCGGAAAAAGCAAAAAGCCAGGGAATTAAAACAGTTGTTTTTGACCGAGGCGGGTATCTTTACCATGGCCAGATCAAAAAATTGGCTGAAGGCGCTAGAGAAGGCGGATTGGCCTTTTAA
- a CDS encoding nucleoside monophosphate kinase, with protein sequence MAKFRIFCVIGKSGSGKGTQIELLKNKLKPVKHIYSGDMLRAFIKQDSALAKKVSAKINKGYLAPDWLTDYLWQTELLNLPASTPNIIFEGTPRTIAQALVMDEVCQWMFGIKPIAIHLDISDQEAKKRLLKRLVCKKCGQPVPYKLLDQNPKICPVCGGPIIKRKDDNNKAILNRLKFFKKEVLPTIDYYKTKKRLIYVNGKQDVPEVFKELWSKLKKII encoded by the coding sequence ATGGCTAAATTTAGAATTTTTTGCGTTATCGGCAAGTCTGGGTCTGGCAAAGGCACCCAAATAGAGCTTTTAAAAAACAAGCTTAAGCCGGTTAAGCATATTTATTCTGGTGATATGCTGCGGGCTTTTATTAAGCAAGATTCGGCTTTGGCAAAAAAAGTTAGTGCTAAGATAAATAAAGGTTATTTGGCGCCGGATTGGCTGACTGATTATCTCTGGCAAACCGAGCTGTTAAATCTTCCGGCTTCAACTCCAAATATTATTTTTGAAGGCACGCCAAGAACTATTGCCCAAGCTTTGGTGATGGATGAGGTTTGCCAATGGATGTTTGGGATAAAGCCAATCGCAATTCATCTGGATATTTCTGACCAAGAAGCAAAAAAAAGATTGTTAAAAAGATTGGTCTGCAAAAAATGCGGCCAGCCAGTGCCGTATAAACTGTTGGATCAAAATCCTAAAATCTGTCCGGTTTGCGGCGGCCCAATTATAAAACGAAAAGATGACAATAATAAAGCAATTTTAAACCGGCTGAAGTTTTTTAAAAAAGAGGTTTTGCCGACAATTGATTATTATAAAACTAAAAAACGGTTGATCTATGTTAACGGTAAGCAAGACGTGCCTGAGGTTTTTAAAGAACTGTGGAGTAAACTAAAGAAAATAATATAA
- the map gene encoding type I methionyl aminopeptidase: protein MITIKSDKEIKLLQAAGRRLALVLSELKKLCYPGISAAELDRRAGYLMKKYHSRPSFFKYRPAPHLKPYPANICVSVNETIVHGIPKEKIVFKEGDLVTVDAGLIYAEMYVDSAFTVGIGKIPAKTKKLIKATEKALEAGIKQCLVGKTIGDIGFAIETTIKKSGFSVVKDLVGHGVGYAVHEEPAVPNFGKKNQGVKLEPGMILALEPMACFGSGEILELEDGSFITLDNSLSAQSEHTVVITQDKPLVVTELKSIK from the coding sequence ATGATTACGATTAAATCTGATAAGGAAATTAAGCTGCTGCAAGCAGCTGGCAGGCGCTTGGCTTTAGTTTTGAGTGAATTGAAAAAGCTTTGCTATCCAGGCATCTCTGCGGCCGAATTAGACCGCCGGGCTGGTTATTTGATGAAAAAATATCATAGCCGGCCTTCGTTTTTTAAATACCGGCCGGCGCCGCATTTAAAACCCTATCCGGCTAATATCTGTGTTTCGGTTAATGAAACAATTGTCCACGGGATTCCTAAAGAAAAGATAGTTTTTAAAGAAGGAGATTTGGTTACAGTTGACGCTGGTTTGATTTATGCTGAGATGTATGTTGATTCAGCTTTTACGGTTGGGATCGGTAAGATTCCTGCTAAAACAAAGAAACTAATCAAAGCAACAGAAAAAGCTTTGGAAGCAGGAATCAAACAATGCTTGGTTGGTAAAACCATTGGCGATATTGGTTTTGCTATTGAAACAACCATAAAAAAGTCCGGTTTTTCGGTGGTTAAAGATCTGGTTGGCCATGGAGTTGGCTATGCGGTCCATGAAGAGCCGGCAGTGCCCAATTTTGGCAAAAAAAACCAAGGAGTAAAGCTTGAACCCGGCATGATTTTAGCTTTGGAGCCAATGGCCTGCTTCGGTTCTGGCGAGATTTTAGAGTTAGAAGACGGCAGTTTTATTACTTTGGATAACTCTTTGTCCGCTCAGTCTGAACATACAGTAGTAATCACTCAAGATAAACCATTAGTGGTAACAGAATTGAAAAGTATCAAGTAG
- the rplN gene encoding 50S ribosomal protein L14 yields the protein MIQLRTMLRVADNSGAKLVQCFRVYGGSAKKYGEIGDIVMVAVKEAEPRKPVKKHDKVKAVIVRQRKSKRRKDGSYIRFDDNAVVILDKGKLPKGGRIFGPIAREIKEKGFDKIVSLAGEIL from the coding sequence ATGATTCAGTTAAGAACAATGTTAAGAGTGGCGGATAATAGCGGAGCAAAATTAGTCCAATGCTTTCGGGTTTATGGCGGTTCAGCTAAGAAATACGGAGAGATCGGTGATATTGTGATGGTGGCGGTTAAAGAAGCAGAACCAAGAAAACCGGTGAAAAAACATGATAAAGTCAAGGCAGTGATTGTCCGCCAGCGAAAGTCCAAAAGAAGAAAGGACGGCTCTTATATCCGTTTTGATGACAATGCCGTGGTGATTTTGGATAAAGGCAAACTGCCTAAAGGCGGAAGGATTTTCGGCCCGATTGCCAGAGAGATAAAGGAAAAGGGTTTTGACAAAATTGTTTCTTTAGCCGGAGAAATTCTTTAA
- a CDS encoding dolichyl-phosphate beta-glucosyltransferase, whose amino-acid sequence MGDKVFVSVVIPAYNEQFNIIETLNSVFSYLKKQSYDFEVIVVNDGSTDKTKDLILEYQKSFSNLIFIDNEINRGKGFVVKQGMLRAKGELGLFMDADNSTKIQEIEKALPLFKQSADLVIGSRRLKESRIVESQPAHRQFLGEVFRLTTKFLFGLPYDDTQAGFKVFNRKARQVFARQRISGWSFDVELLVRAKKLGLNIVEIPIEWENRKQSKVRLKGMIKALFEFVRIYFGKFGD is encoded by the coding sequence ATGGGAGATAAAGTCTTTGTTTCAGTAGTAATCCCAGCTTATAATGAACAGTTCAATATTATTGAAACTTTAAACTCGGTTTTTTCTTATCTTAAGAAACAAAGTTATGATTTTGAGGTAATTGTAGTTAATGACGGTTCAACCGACAAAACCAAAGATTTGATTCTGGAATACCAAAAGTCTTTTTCTAATCTAATTTTTATTGATAATGAAATTAACCGAGGCAAGGGCTTTGTCGTTAAACAAGGGATGTTGCGGGCTAAAGGAGAGCTGGGTTTATTTATGGACGCAGATAACTCAACCAAGATTCAAGAAATTGAAAAAGCCCTGCCTTTATTTAAACAGAGCGCTGATTTAGTGATTGGCTCGCGGCGGCTAAAAGAGTCCAGGATTGTTGAGTCCCAACCGGCTCATCGCCAGTTTTTAGGCGAGGTATTTAGATTAACTACCAAGTTTTTATTTGGTTTGCCTTATGATGATACTCAAGCCGGCTTCAAGGTTTTTAATCGCAAAGCCAGGCAGGTCTTTGCCCGGCAAAGAATTTCTGGCTGGAGCTTTGATGTTGAGCTTTTGGTGCGGGCAAAAAAACTTGGCTTAAACATTGTTGAGATTCCGATTGAATGGGAAAACCGCAAGCAGTCAAAAGTCAGGTTAAAAGGAATGATAAAAGCGTTGTTTGAGTTTGTTAGAATTTATTTTGGTAAATTTGGGGATTAG
- the rplX gene encoding 50S ribosomal protein L24, with translation MTQPKLKIKKGDLVRAISGKDKGKQGKVIRVIPSKRKAIVEGLFLVKKIRRPKKAGEKGEIIDLPQPVDLAKLMLVCSSCSKPVRIGYVVEGKNKSRICKKCQAKI, from the coding sequence ATGACACAGCCAAAATTAAAAATTAAAAAAGGCGACCTGGTCCGGGCGATTTCCGGAAAAGACAAAGGCAAGCAAGGAAAAGTAATTCGAGTTATCCCAAGCAAGCGCAAAGCAATAGTTGAAGGGCTGTTTTTAGTTAAGAAAATTAGGCGGCCAAAAAAAGCCGGAGAAAAAGGCGAAATTATTGATTTGCCCCAGCCGGTTGATTTAGCTAAATTGATGCTGGTTTGCTCTTCTTGTTCAAAGCCGGTTCGGATCGGCTATGTTGTTGAAGGTAAGAATAAATCCCGAATTTGTAAAAAATGCCAAGCAAAAATATGA
- the rplP gene encoding 50S ribosomal protein L16: protein MLAPKKIKHRKWHKGRSRKRVKETRGTELAFGSFGIQSLEAKWLTANQIEAARKVISKRVKKGGKMWIRVFPDKPVTKKPPEVTMGSGKGAVDHYVFPVRPGRIIFEVDGVTREIAVESLKQAGYKLPFKTRVVSRN from the coding sequence ATGCTGGCGCCGAAAAAAATAAAACACAGAAAATGGCACAAAGGCCGTTCAAGAAAAAGAGTTAAAGAAACCCGAGGCACAGAATTGGCTTTCGGCTCTTTTGGAATCCAGTCCTTAGAAGCAAAATGGCTAACCGCGAACCAAATTGAAGCAGCTAGAAAAGTGATTTCCAAACGGGTGAAAAAAGGCGGCAAGATGTGGATTCGAGTCTTTCCGGACAAGCCGGTAACCAAAAAACCGCCTGAAGTAACTATGGGCAGCGGCAAGGGCGCGGTTGATCATTATGTTTTTCCGGTTCGGCCCGGGCGGATTATTTTTGAGGTTGACGGGGTGACAAGAGAAATCGCAGTTGAGTCTTTGAAACAGGCTGGTTATAAGCTTCCGTTTAAAACCAGAGTGGTTAGCCGAAATTAG
- a CDS encoding triose-phosphate isomerase, which yields MLLVFNWKLNPQNFNQAVKLFEAMKTGSKKAKNSVIVICPPFEHLFRILNLGAKVSNLYFGAQDCFWENSGSYTGEISPLGLKTAGVDYVILGHSERRQYLDETNEMINKKLISALSFGLKPMLCLGEDEKTHFQGEKAVNSFLKSQLVQSLLGAERLSLSQKSNLILVYEPIWAISDNSGNLADNPADAAAAIKYLKEILVADYQLPIPKVLYGGSVNSKNIADFLKYPEVDGFLIGRASLNQQQAKEIMAIAG from the coding sequence ATGCTTTTGGTTTTTAATTGGAAACTTAATCCCCAGAACTTTAACCAGGCGGTAAAACTGTTTGAGGCAATGAAAACGGGCTCAAAAAAAGCCAAAAACTCTGTTATTGTTATTTGCCCGCCATTTGAGCATTTGTTTAGAATCTTAAATCTTGGGGCTAAAGTCAGCAATCTTTATTTCGGCGCCCAAGATTGTTTTTGGGAGAATTCCGGCTCTTATACTGGCGAGATTTCGCCTCTGGGCTTAAAAACCGCTGGGGTTGATTATGTTATTTTGGGGCACTCGGAAAGAAGGCAATACTTGGATGAAACTAATGAGATGATTAATAAAAAACTCATCTCGGCCTTAAGTTTTGGTTTAAAACCAATGCTCTGCCTTGGTGAAGATGAAAAGACCCATTTTCAAGGAGAAAAAGCAGTTAATTCTTTTTTGAAGAGTCAGTTAGTTCAAAGTCTGCTGGGCGCGGAAAGGCTGTCTTTGTCCCAGAAAAGCAATTTGATTCTTGTTTATGAGCCAATCTGGGCAATCAGCGATAATTCCGGCAATCTGGCTGACAATCCGGCTGATGCTGCCGCGGCGATTAAATATTTGAAAGAAATATTGGTTGCTGATTATCAATTGCCGATTCCGAAGGTGCTTTACGGCGGTTCGGTCAATAGTAAAAATATCGCTGATTTTTTGAAGTACCCGGAGGTTGACGGTTTTTTGATTGGCCGAGCCTCTTTGAACCAGCAGCAAGCAAAGGAAATTATGGCAATTGCCGGTTGA
- a CDS encoding type Z 30S ribosomal protein S14 translates to MAKKSVIARAKKKPKYSTRIVRRCFRCGRKRGYLRDFNLCRICFREMASQGLIPGVKKSSW, encoded by the coding sequence ATGGCGAAAAAATCAGTTATTGCCCGGGCAAAGAAAAAGCCCAAATACTCAACCAGAATAGTCAGGCGCTGTTTTCGTTGTGGCCGGAAAAGGGGTTATTTAAGGGATTTTAATCTTTGCCGGATCTGCTTTCGGGAAATGGCTAGCCAAGGATTGATTCCGGGCGTAAAAAAATCCAGCTGGTAA
- the ruvX gene encoding Holliday junction resolvase RuvX produces MIILAIDFGEKRFGLASADSKTEVALLLGEISFSSLTEAKKELSKIIKEKGASTLVFGLPLSFKFEETPICGKIRRFALEAEKEFGVKIAFVNEVLTTEMAKKLNQSTKNKDSTSAMIILQDYLTRLKEHGR; encoded by the coding sequence ATGATTATTTTAGCAATTGATTTTGGAGAAAAGCGCTTTGGTTTAGCATCAGCGGACTCAAAAACAGAGGTAGCGTTGCTGCTTGGAGAGATTAGCTTTTCTTCTTTAACTGAAGCAAAAAAAGAGTTGAGCAAGATTATTAAAGAAAAAGGCGCCTCAACTTTGGTTTTTGGTTTGCCCTTGAGTTTTAAATTTGAAGAAACTCCAATCTGCGGCAAAATTAGGCGCTTTGCTCTGGAAGCAGAAAAAGAATTCGGAGTTAAAATTGCTTTTGTCAACGAGGTTTTAACTACCGAGATGGCGAAAAAACTTAATCAATCAACTAAAAACAAAGATTCAACTAGTGCGATGATTATTTTACAGGATTATTTAACTCGTTTAAAAGAACATGGGAGATAA
- a CDS encoding uL15 family ribosomal protein has product MVLINEIQPKNKLKKKKRIGRGGKRGTYSGKGMKGQKARAGAKIKSEKKEAILRIPKKRGIRFVNRPSKTRAAEFGVNLSEINKTFNQGEIVNLKTLVQRGLVKKQTRVKILAKGGLNKKLSFSGLFYSKTAKQLIEKAGGTAD; this is encoded by the coding sequence ATGGTTTTAATTAATGAAATCCAGCCGAAAAATAAGCTGAAAAAGAAAAAAAGAATCGGCCGCGGCGGCAAGCGAGGAACTTATTCAGGCAAAGGGATGAAAGGACAGAAAGCTCGGGCTGGGGCAAAGATAAAATCTGAAAAAAAAGAAGCGATTTTAAGGATTCCGAAAAAACGGGGAATTAGGTTTGTCAATCGTCCGTCTAAAACCAGAGCCGCGGAATTCGGAGTTAATCTTAGCGAGATAAACAAAACGTTTAATCAAGGCGAGATTGTTAATTTAAAGACCCTGGTTCAGCGCGGCTTGGTGAAAAAACAAACTCGGGTTAAGATTTTAGCCAAGGGCGGATTAAATAAAAAATTAAGTTTCTCGGGCTTGTTTTATTCAAAAACTGCCAAGCAATTAATTGAAAAAGCAGGCGGAACTGCTGATTAG